The following proteins come from a genomic window of Methylorubrum populi:
- the cbiE gene encoding precorrin-6y C5,15-methyltransferase (decarboxylating) subunit CbiE, which produces MTAPLSPEPGHLPWLAIVGIGEDGRAGLSPAAAAALDGAEVVYGGRRHLALAGPLAAETRPWPSPIDAAYPGILALRGRPTCILATGDPFHYGIGAEIARLVPAPEIRAFPQPSAFSLAAARLGWSLPETACLTLHGRDLFGIVPQLQPGARLFALSWDGATPAALAALLAERGLGPSRLTVLEAMGGPHERVRAARADGFDLAEIASLNTIAVEVEAAAGARIVPLSPGLDDGWFENDGQLTKAEIRAVTLAALGPRAGETLWDLGAGAGSVSIEWCLRHPANRAVAVERRPDRAERIGRNARALGVGARVQVVVGASSAALSPLPSPGAVFVGGGIAEPGLLAACRDALPRDGRCVANAVTLEGEAALLAAFAETGGALRRLSVAQAVPVGGLTGWRPAMPITQWVWTKP; this is translated from the coding sequence ATGACCGCGCCGCTTTCCCCCGAGCCGGGACATCTTCCCTGGCTCGCCATCGTCGGCATCGGCGAGGACGGGCGAGCCGGCCTCTCGCCCGCCGCGGCCGCCGCCCTGGACGGGGCGGAGGTGGTCTATGGCGGGCGCCGCCACCTCGCGCTGGCGGGACCGCTCGCAGCCGAGACCCGGCCCTGGCCGAGCCCGATCGACGCGGCCTACCCCGGCATCTTGGCCCTGCGGGGTCGGCCCACCTGCATCCTCGCCACCGGCGACCCGTTCCACTACGGCATCGGCGCCGAGATCGCCCGCCTGGTGCCGGCACCCGAGATCCGCGCCTTCCCGCAGCCCTCCGCCTTCAGCCTCGCCGCCGCCCGGCTCGGCTGGTCGCTGCCCGAGACCGCGTGTCTCACCCTGCACGGGCGCGACCTCTTCGGCATCGTGCCCCAGCTCCAACCCGGCGCCCGCCTCTTCGCCCTGTCTTGGGACGGTGCGACGCCCGCCGCGCTCGCCGCCCTGCTCGCCGAGCGCGGCCTTGGCCCCTCGCGGCTCACCGTGCTCGAGGCGATGGGCGGACCGCACGAACGCGTCCGCGCGGCGCGGGCGGACGGCTTCGACCTCGCCGAGATCGCCAGCCTCAACACGATCGCGGTGGAAGTGGAGGCGGCAGCCGGCGCACGGATCGTCCCGCTGAGCCCGGGCCTCGACGATGGGTGGTTCGAGAATGACGGGCAGCTCACCAAGGCCGAGATCCGCGCGGTGACGCTCGCAGCCCTCGGACCGCGGGCCGGCGAGACCCTGTGGGATCTCGGCGCCGGCGCGGGCTCGGTCTCGATCGAGTGGTGCCTGCGCCATCCCGCCAACCGCGCGGTCGCGGTGGAGCGCCGCCCGGACCGGGCCGAGCGCATCGGCCGCAACGCGCGGGCGCTCGGCGTCGGCGCGCGGGTGCAGGTCGTGGTCGGCGCCTCGTCCGCTGCGCTGTCCCCCCTCCCCTCCCCCGGGGCGGTCTTCGTCGGCGGAGGCATTGCCGAGCCCGGTCTGCTCGCGGCCTGCCGGGACGCGCTGCCGCGCGACGGCCGCTGCGTCGCCAACGCCGTCACCCTGGAGGGCGAGGCGGCTCTGCTCGCGGCCTTCGCCGAGACCGGCGGCGCCCTGCGCCGGCTCTCGGTCGCCCAGGCCGTGCCGGTCGGCGGCCTCACCGGCTGGCGCCCGGCCATGCCGATCACGCAATGGGTCTGGACGAAGCCGTGA
- a CDS encoding cobalamin biosynthesis protein, with the protein MGLDEAVTPSRIVAGIGFRRATPPAEIIALLHRALGEAGIAPERLAAIATAADRAAEPAIREAAAAFGLTPTALDAADLTAVDARVVTRSERIEASRGVGSVAEAAALAGAGPAARLVLPRIASAGATCALAAPASGFP; encoded by the coding sequence ATGGGTCTGGACGAAGCCGTGACCCCGTCCCGAATCGTCGCCGGCATCGGCTTCCGCCGGGCGACGCCTCCTGCGGAAATCATCGCGCTGCTGCACCGTGCCCTCGGTGAGGCCGGAATCGCGCCCGAGCGGCTCGCCGCCATCGCCACCGCCGCGGATCGGGCGGCGGAACCGGCGATCCGCGAGGCCGCCGCCGCCTTCGGCCTCACGCCGACGGCGCTCGATGCAGCCGACCTGACGGCGGTGGATGCGCGGGTCGTGACCCGGTCGGAGCGGATCGAGGCGAGCCGCGGCGTCGGATCGGTGGCGGAGGCGGCGGCGCTCGCCGGCGCCGGCCCGGCGGCCCGCCTCGTCCTGCCGCGCATCGCCAGCGCGGGGGCCACCTGCGCCCTCGCGGCCCCGGCTTCAGGATTTCCTTAA
- a CDS encoding GGDEF domain-containing protein, whose amino-acid sequence MTDLSVPTLQFTDFLVFGACAAIFLCNWLLRRQKTYFLCFGASYAVCAAMAVWFVDFGYYGSIWSPFGWSLAGATFWIGLRLFDGRPAVTGPMIGLFLLPTATHLGLTLAGVGPAGVNAGSTIAYALHEGAAALYIFRSPPRRSPLRHLIAWALLAIALVICLPLLPVPETSIRLSIIAIFIVDHITSILLTTAILALEAERAHAAMERMARTDAMTGALNRQGLAARAGGLTEAGIIVADLDHFKAINDRFGHAAGDAVLRDFAARAAALLPEGGHLARLGGEEFGIVLPGHDDNATAYLAERLRRAVGTVPVLWRESAVPITVSIGVAMLGAGETLNESLERADGALYDAKTGGRNRVRIAARRPAPAAAASEVCHSACTAA is encoded by the coding sequence GTGACGGACTTGTCGGTTCCCACCCTGCAATTCACCGATTTCCTGGTGTTCGGCGCCTGCGCCGCGATCTTTCTCTGCAACTGGCTGCTCCGCCGGCAGAAGACCTACTTCCTCTGCTTCGGAGCGAGCTACGCCGTCTGTGCGGCCATGGCCGTGTGGTTCGTGGATTTCGGCTATTACGGCAGCATCTGGTCGCCGTTCGGATGGTCGCTTGCCGGGGCGACCTTCTGGATCGGATTGCGGCTCTTCGACGGGCGCCCGGCGGTGACCGGGCCGATGATCGGCCTGTTCCTGCTCCCGACGGCGACGCATCTCGGGCTCACCCTCGCGGGTGTCGGTCCCGCCGGCGTCAATGCCGGCAGCACGATCGCCTACGCCCTCCATGAGGGCGCGGCCGCCCTCTACATCTTCCGAAGCCCCCCGCGGCGGTCCCCGCTCCGCCACCTGATCGCCTGGGCGCTTCTCGCGATCGCGCTGGTGATCTGCCTGCCCCTGCTGCCGGTGCCGGAGACCTCGATCCGCCTGTCCATCATCGCCATCTTCATCGTCGATCACATCACCTCCATCCTCCTGACCACGGCGATCCTCGCCCTGGAGGCGGAGCGGGCCCACGCGGCGATGGAGCGGATGGCGCGGACGGACGCGATGACGGGAGCGCTGAACCGGCAGGGGCTCGCGGCGAGGGCCGGCGGTCTGACGGAGGCCGGCATCATCGTCGCCGATCTCGACCACTTCAAAGCGATCAACGACCGGTTCGGGCACGCCGCGGGCGACGCGGTGCTGCGCGACTTCGCCGCGCGGGCGGCCGCGCTCCTGCCCGAGGGCGGTCACCTCGCCCGGCTGGGAGGCGAGGAGTTCGGGATCGTGCTGCCCGGGCACGACGACAACGCGACGGCCTATCTCGCCGAACGCCTTCGCCGCGCGGTCGGCACGGTGCCCGTCCTCTGGAGGGAATCGGCGGTTCCGATCACGGTGAGCATCGGCGTCGCGATGCTCGGGGCCGGAGAGACCCTGAACGAGAGCCTGGAACGCGCCGACGGGGCGCTCTACGACGCCAAGACCGGCGGCCGGAACCGCGTCCGCATCGCGGCGCGCCGCCCGGCGCCCGCTGCGGCCGCCAGCGAGGTCTGCCACTCAGCCTGCACCGCCGCCTGA
- a CDS encoding LysR family transcriptional regulator — MTVSLDQLQAFVAAAEAGSFSGAARVLRKAQSAVSTQVANLETDLGLALFSRTGRNPVLTPAGERLLSEARVVLDRREHLIGVASSLERRVENRLVVAIDELYPEHALGALFADFARHFPFVELELLFPLMEDVSRMVQSGAADLGVMWRQEVLPTELGFQTIGWVPLKLVCGRDHPLAKARVEWEELKRHRQILVAARSDGPEKRRLRVAAEVWWVESHWVILELVKHGIGWAFVTDHVIASSLTAPDLVTPDLQFDKGDWPIALELVWHKQRPCGPAAAWLRQRFAAERIGSLSGGGAG; from the coding sequence ATGACCGTCTCGCTCGATCAGCTTCAGGCCTTCGTGGCCGCGGCCGAGGCCGGATCGTTCTCGGGCGCCGCCCGCGTATTGCGGAAGGCGCAATCGGCCGTCAGCACCCAGGTGGCGAATCTCGAGACCGACCTGGGACTGGCGCTGTTCAGCCGGACGGGCCGGAACCCGGTGCTCACGCCGGCGGGCGAGCGGCTGCTCTCGGAGGCGCGCGTCGTGCTGGATCGGCGCGAACACCTGATCGGCGTGGCGAGCAGCCTGGAACGGCGGGTCGAGAACCGGCTCGTCGTCGCCATCGATGAACTCTATCCCGAGCACGCGCTCGGCGCCCTCTTCGCCGACTTCGCCCGGCACTTTCCCTTCGTGGAGCTGGAACTGCTCTTTCCGCTGATGGAGGATGTCAGCCGGATGGTGCAGTCGGGCGCGGCCGACCTCGGCGTGATGTGGCGTCAGGAGGTCCTGCCGACGGAGCTCGGCTTCCAGACCATCGGCTGGGTGCCGCTCAAGCTCGTCTGCGGACGCGACCACCCGCTCGCGAAGGCGCGGGTGGAGTGGGAGGAGTTGAAGCGTCACCGCCAGATCCTCGTGGCGGCGCGCAGCGACGGGCCGGAGAAGCGGCGCCTGCGGGTGGCGGCCGAGGTGTGGTGGGTGGAAAGCCACTGGGTGATCCTGGAGCTGGTGAAGCACGGGATCGGCTGGGCCTTCGTGACCGATCACGTCATCGCTTCGTCGCTGACCGCGCCCGACCTCGTCACGCCGGACCTGCAGTTCGACAAGGGCGACTGGCCGATCGCCCTGGAACTGGTCTGGCACAAGCAGCGGCCCTGCGGCCCGGCGGCGGCATGGCTGCGCCAGCGCTTCGCGGCGGAGCGGATCGGCAGCCTGTCAGGCGGCGGTGCAGGCTGA
- a CDS encoding PACE efflux transporter: MRTTRDRIRHTLLFELFGLALIIPLGSVLFGLHASDMGVIGVGSALTATAWNYAYNLGFDRAMQRWVGHTRKSLPLRVGHAVLFEAGLLVILLPPIAWYLGIGLVQAFVMDLAIAAFYVAYAFVFNLAYDRVFPLPGWGEVAAEPSR, translated from the coding sequence ATGCGCACCACCCGCGACCGTATCCGCCACACCCTCCTGTTCGAGCTGTTCGGCCTCGCGCTCATCATCCCGCTCGGAAGCGTGCTGTTCGGGCTGCACGCCTCCGACATGGGCGTGATCGGCGTGGGCAGCGCGCTCACCGCGACGGCGTGGAACTACGCCTACAATCTCGGCTTCGATCGTGCGATGCAGCGGTGGGTCGGCCACACCCGCAAGAGCCTCCCCTTGCGGGTAGGGCACGCGGTGCTGTTCGAGGCGGGGCTGCTGGTGATCCTGCTGCCGCCGATCGCGTGGTATCTCGGCATCGGCCTCGTCCAGGCCTTCGTCATGGATCTCGCGATCGCGGCCTTCTACGTGGCCTACGCCTTCGTCTTCAATCTCGCCTACGACCGGGTCTTCCCGCTGCCGGGCTGGGGCGAGGTCGCGGCGGAGCCGTCCCGCTGA
- the cobM gene encoding precorrin-4 C(11)-methyltransferase translates to MTVHFIGAGPGAADLITLRGRDRIAACPVCLYAGSLVAPEILSWCPPGARIVDTAPLDLDAIMEEIGRAHAAGRDVARLHSGDLSVWSALAEQTRRLDALGIPYTVTPGVPAFAAAAALLRRELTVPGLTQSVVLTRTSGRASPMPEREQLSAFAATGATLALHLSIHVVEPTCADLVPFYGPDCPAAVVFRASWPDERVLTGTLATLPEQVRAANIERTALILVGPALDPSDFRESALYAPDYDRRFRPRGAVGAVGALGEASDEAAS, encoded by the coding sequence ATGACCGTCCACTTCATCGGCGCCGGGCCGGGCGCCGCCGACCTCATCACCCTGCGCGGCCGCGACCGGATCGCGGCCTGTCCGGTCTGCCTCTACGCCGGCTCGCTGGTGGCGCCCGAGATCCTGTCGTGGTGCCCTCCGGGGGCGCGCATCGTCGATACCGCCCCCCTCGACCTCGACGCGATCATGGAGGAGATCGGCCGCGCCCACGCGGCGGGCCGGGACGTGGCGCGGCTGCATTCCGGCGACCTTTCGGTCTGGAGCGCGCTCGCCGAGCAGACCCGCCGGCTCGACGCGCTCGGCATTCCCTACACTGTGACGCCGGGCGTCCCCGCCTTCGCCGCCGCCGCCGCCCTGCTGCGGCGCGAGCTGACCGTGCCGGGGCTGACGCAATCGGTGGTGCTGACCCGCACCTCCGGCCGGGCGAGCCCGATGCCGGAGCGTGAGCAGCTCTCCGCCTTCGCCGCCACCGGCGCGACCCTGGCGCTGCACCTCTCGATCCACGTCGTCGAGCCGACCTGCGCCGACCTCGTCCCGTTCTACGGGCCGGACTGCCCGGCCGCGGTGGTGTTCCGCGCGAGCTGGCCCGACGAGCGGGTGCTGACCGGGACGCTCGCGACCCTGCCCGAGCAGGTGCGTGCGGCGAACATCGAGCGCACCGCTCTGATCCTGGTGGGGCCGGCGCTCGACCCGTCGGATTTCCGCGAGAGCGCGCTCTACGCCCCCGATTACGACCGCCGCTTCCGCCCCCGCGGCGCGGTCGGCGCAGTTGGTGCGCTTGGCGAAGCATCGGACGAGGCCGCATCGTGA
- a CDS encoding cobyrinate a,c-diamide synthase, with protein sequence MTPAPGLLVAAPRSGSGKTTVTLALMRALRRRGVALRGAKCGPDYIDPAFHEAATGAPSLNLDSFAMPDALLDACAALSAHEAELVVAEGSMGLHDGIVAGEGRTGANADIAARYGWPVILVLDVSGAAQSAAAVALGCAAYDARIRIAGVILNKVASPRHRRLVEAGLARVGLPVLGALPREAGLVLPERHLGLVQAGETADLHARLDRLADLAEANLDLDAILSLAGGHAPAATDGLPRPPAQRIAVARDAAFSFLYPHMLAGWRSAGAEIVPFSPLADEAPGADCDACWLPGGYPELHAGRLAAAGRFRDGLRTFAQTRPVHGECGGYMVLGESLEDADGVTQPMCGLLPVATSYRRRKLHLGYRVAHLLADGLLGAAGTRLVGHEFHYASELTPSPEGDLALARVTDAEGVPLGLAGHRRGQVTGSFFHLIAGTGRA encoded by the coding sequence GTGACGCCCGCCCCCGGCCTCCTCGTCGCCGCACCGCGCTCCGGCTCCGGCAAGACCACGGTGACGCTCGCGCTGATGCGGGCGCTGCGCCGCCGGGGCGTGGCGCTGCGCGGCGCCAAATGCGGGCCGGACTATATCGACCCCGCCTTCCACGAGGCGGCGACGGGAGCTCCCAGCCTCAACCTCGACAGCTTCGCCATGCCCGACGCGCTGCTCGACGCCTGCGCCGCCCTGAGCGCGCACGAGGCCGAACTCGTCGTGGCCGAGGGCTCGATGGGGCTGCATGACGGCATCGTCGCCGGTGAGGGCCGCACCGGCGCGAATGCCGACATTGCCGCGCGCTACGGCTGGCCGGTGATCCTCGTGCTCGACGTGTCGGGCGCGGCGCAATCGGCGGCGGCCGTCGCCCTCGGCTGTGCGGCCTACGATGCGCGGATCCGGATCGCGGGCGTGATCCTCAACAAGGTCGCGAGCCCGCGCCACCGCCGCCTCGTCGAGGCGGGGCTGGCGCGGGTCGGACTGCCGGTGCTCGGCGCCCTCCCGCGGGAGGCGGGTCTCGTCCTGCCCGAGCGCCATCTCGGCCTCGTCCAGGCCGGCGAGACCGCCGACCTCCACGCCCGCCTCGACCGGCTCGCCGATCTGGCCGAAGCCAATCTCGACCTCGACGCGATCCTGTCCCTGGCCGGCGGACACGCCCCCGCCGCCACCGACGGCCTGCCGAGGCCGCCGGCGCAGCGGATTGCGGTGGCGCGGGACGCCGCCTTCTCCTTCCTCTACCCCCACATGCTGGCGGGATGGCGCTCGGCCGGTGCCGAGATCGTGCCGTTCTCGCCGCTGGCCGACGAGGCGCCGGGAGCCGATTGCGATGCTTGCTGGCTGCCCGGCGGCTATCCCGAGCTGCATGCCGGCCGTCTCGCGGCGGCGGGCCGCTTCCGCGACGGCCTGCGGACCTTCGCGCAGACGCGGCCGGTCCACGGCGAGTGCGGCGGCTACATGGTTCTGGGTGAGAGCCTGGAGGATGCGGACGGGGTGACCCAGCCGATGTGCGGATTGCTGCCGGTCGCGACCTCGTACCGGCGGCGCAAGCTCCATCTCGGCTACCGCGTCGCGCATCTCCTCGCCGACGGGCTGCTGGGCGCCGCGGGCACGCGCCTCGTCGGGCACGAATTCCACTACGCGAGCGAACTCACGCCCAGCCCGGAGGGCGACCTCGCGCTCGCACGGGTGACGGATGCGGAAGGCGTACCGCTCGGCCTCGCCGGCCACCGCCGGGGTCAGGTTACGGGCAGCTTCTTCCACCTGATCGCCGGAACAGGCCGCGCGTGA
- a CDS encoding helix-turn-helix domain-containing protein, producing the protein MMPKQTTDVDRLVGLRITALRKARGLSQTALGTAVGVTFQQVQKYEKGQNRVGAGRLREIARLLEVPVSAFFEEGDGAAAQEQTEVFGFLRAHGAVDLLRAFATIEDDQLRREVLAIVRSAARLGRKKDPEVLDA; encoded by the coding sequence ATGATGCCGAAACAGACAACCGATGTCGACCGCCTCGTCGGGCTCCGGATCACCGCGCTGCGCAAAGCACGCGGCTTGAGCCAGACCGCGCTCGGGACCGCAGTGGGCGTGACGTTCCAGCAGGTTCAGAAGTACGAGAAGGGCCAGAACCGCGTCGGCGCCGGGCGCCTGCGCGAGATCGCCCGCCTGCTCGAAGTCCCGGTCTCCGCCTTCTTCGAGGAGGGCGACGGCGCCGCCGCCCAGGAGCAGACCGAGGTCTTCGGTTTCCTCCGGGCCCACGGTGCCGTCGATCTGCTGCGCGCCTTCGCCACGATCGAGGACGACCAACTTCGTCGCGAGGTTCTGGCGATCGTGCGCAGCGCCGCCCGCCTCGGCCGCAAGAAGGACCCGGAAGTCCTCGACGCCTGA
- a CDS encoding antibiotic biosynthesis monooxygenase family protein, with protein MFIAMNRFKVVKESAQDFEQVWLGRDSHLGEMEGFVEFHLLKGPEAEDHILYASHTIWRSRADFEAWTRSEQFRKAHGRVPGTKPLYLGHPQFEGFESIQTVARPESEQAA; from the coding sequence ATGTTCATCGCGATGAACCGGTTCAAGGTCGTCAAGGAATCGGCGCAGGACTTCGAGCAGGTCTGGCTCGGGCGCGACAGCCATCTCGGTGAGATGGAAGGGTTCGTGGAGTTTCATCTGCTGAAGGGGCCGGAAGCCGAGGATCATATCCTCTACGCCTCGCACACCATCTGGCGCTCGCGGGCCGATTTCGAGGCCTGGACTCGCTCGGAACAGTTCCGCAAGGCGCATGGGCGGGTTCCGGGCACCAAGCCGCTCTATCTCGGCCACCCGCAATTCGAGGGATTCGAGTCGATCCAGACGGTTGCTCGGCCCGAGAGCGAGCAAGCGGCCTGA
- a CDS encoding sugar transferase produces the protein MFHERPPQQYQRLLGDRTRRSVWASLLPQRRRTALRVGISAGLLTADLLAILAVGYAMDAAYHAYIGDGMLIPPTQSMNLQTAGFLALIVVLTNLVRGEYSIERCLSQTPHLQRRATLWLMAWAVALLAGFATKTTQDFSRVASVAFFLTGLPVTILVRAAAVALVRRSSTSGSPSASRVHLVGYEEDVTSFYASNDVDALGLRIVGTSYLRRFDPASGAASAETLLAEDLDLAVSVVRFLRPDDVFVLVPWSEPADIERCIDAFLRVPAALHLRPGTMMDRFPDLQVARVGRLSGINIGRRPLSVGEILLKRAFDLTLAGLGLVLLAPLFVALAVLIKLDSPGPVFFRQRRYGFNQQAFGVFKFRSMKAAPDAPFRQASRNDDRITRIGALLRRTNLDELPQLLNVIRGDMSLVGPRPHALAHDRSFERRIALYARRHNVKPGITGWAQVNGFRGETLTDAAMEQRVQADLHYIDNWSLWLDITILFRTIASPRAYRNAF, from the coding sequence ATGTTTCACGAGCGCCCACCTCAGCAGTACCAGCGCTTGCTCGGCGACCGGACGCGCCGTTCGGTCTGGGCCTCTCTCCTGCCGCAGCGGCGGCGCACGGCCCTGCGCGTGGGCATCTCGGCCGGACTGCTCACCGCCGATCTGCTGGCCATCCTCGCGGTCGGCTACGCGATGGATGCGGCCTACCACGCCTATATCGGCGACGGGATGCTGATCCCGCCGACGCAGAGCATGAACCTTCAGACGGCCGGGTTCCTCGCCCTCATCGTGGTGCTGACCAACCTCGTCCGCGGCGAGTACAGCATCGAGCGCTGCCTGTCGCAGACACCACATCTGCAGCGCCGGGCGACGCTCTGGCTGATGGCTTGGGCGGTCGCCCTTCTCGCCGGATTCGCGACGAAGACGACCCAGGACTTCTCCCGCGTCGCCTCGGTCGCCTTCTTCCTCACCGGCCTTCCCGTCACGATCCTCGTCCGCGCAGCCGCGGTGGCGCTGGTGCGCCGCAGCAGCACCTCGGGCTCCCCGTCGGCCAGCCGCGTCCACTTGGTCGGCTACGAGGAGGACGTGACGAGTTTCTACGCCAGCAACGATGTCGATGCCCTCGGCCTCCGCATCGTCGGTACGAGCTACCTGCGCCGTTTCGATCCTGCCTCCGGCGCGGCCAGCGCGGAAACCCTGCTCGCCGAGGATCTCGACCTCGCGGTCTCGGTGGTGCGCTTCCTGCGGCCGGACGACGTGTTCGTGCTCGTGCCGTGGTCGGAGCCCGCCGATATCGAGCGCTGCATCGACGCCTTCCTGCGGGTGCCGGCTGCCCTGCACCTGCGGCCCGGCACGATGATGGACCGTTTCCCCGACCTGCAGGTCGCCCGGGTCGGGCGGCTGTCGGGCATCAATATCGGCCGCCGTCCGCTCTCCGTCGGGGAGATTCTGCTCAAGCGCGCCTTCGACCTGACGCTGGCGGGACTCGGGCTCGTGCTGCTCGCCCCCCTGTTCGTCGCGCTCGCCGTGCTGATCAAGCTCGACAGCCCCGGCCCGGTCTTCTTCCGCCAGCGGCGCTACGGCTTCAATCAGCAGGCCTTCGGCGTGTTCAAGTTCCGCAGCATGAAGGCCGCCCCCGATGCGCCCTTCCGGCAGGCCTCGCGCAACGACGACCGCATCACCCGCATCGGTGCCCTGCTGCGCCGGACCAACCTCGACGAGCTGCCCCAGCTCCTCAACGTGATCCGGGGCGACATGTCGCTCGTCGGCCCCCGCCCGCACGCGCTGGCGCACGACCGCAGCTTCGAGCGGCGCATCGCCCTCTACGCCCGCCGCCACAACGTGAAGCCCGGCATTACCGGATGGGCGCAGGTCAACGGCTTTCGCGGCGAAACCCTGACCGACGCGGCGATGGAACAGCGCGTCCAGGCCGACCTGCACTACATCGACAACTGGTCGCTCTGGCTCGACATCACGATCCTCTTCCGCACGATCGCCTCGCCGCGGGCCTATCGCAACGCGTTCTGA
- a CDS encoding Fur family transcriptional regulator, whose product MRGHAQQEHGQGEGQSDGQGDRHGHAHDPHGHDGAGCCGAHGGAGDVIERAERLCQARGLQFTRLRRDVLAAVAAEHKPLGAYDIAERMSAPGRRVAAVSVYRALDFLTEQGFVHRISSRNAFVSCGHEHGAGAGLVFLICRTCGGIDEMTAPAVESALDQTLAGAGFTPTSRILEVEGECGACRGRGDPPDASGRA is encoded by the coding sequence ATGCGCGGTCACGCGCAGCAGGAACACGGCCAGGGCGAAGGGCAGAGTGACGGGCAGGGTGACCGCCACGGACACGCGCATGATCCTCACGGTCATGACGGGGCCGGCTGCTGCGGGGCGCACGGCGGCGCCGGGGACGTGATCGAGCGGGCGGAGCGCCTGTGCCAGGCGCGCGGTCTGCAGTTCACGCGTCTGCGGCGGGACGTGCTCGCGGCGGTGGCGGCGGAGCACAAGCCGCTCGGGGCCTACGACATCGCCGAGCGGATGAGCGCGCCCGGGCGCCGGGTCGCGGCGGTATCCGTCTACCGGGCGCTCGACTTCCTCACCGAGCAGGGCTTCGTCCACCGCATCTCCAGCCGCAACGCCTTCGTCTCCTGCGGGCACGAGCACGGCGCGGGGGCGGGTCTCGTCTTCCTGATCTGCCGCACCTGCGGCGGCATCGACGAGATGACCGCACCGGCCGTCGAGAGCGCCCTCGACCAGACTTTGGCCGGGGCCGGCTTCACCCCGACGAGCCGCATCCTGGAGGTCGAGGGCGAGTGCGGCGCCTGCCGCGGACGCGGGGATCCTCCGGACGCGTCGGGCCGCGCGTAG
- a CDS encoding metal ABC transporter ATP-binding protein — protein MNGGSVPAGAIRFRGLTLGYDRHPAVHHLDGTIAAGDLLAVVGPNGAGKSTLLKGIVGEIRPLDGSVEAGPRSGAVAYLPQAAEIDRSFPLSVLDLAAMGLWRPLGAWRSLARQRKHLLDALAAVGLTGFEDRPIGTLSGGQFQRALFARLILQDARIILLDEPFTGIDERTTADLLALIRGWHGEGRTVVAALHDLAQVRAHFPSTLVLARRPIAWGPTREVLTPPVMARALRLSEAWDEAAAICRHDAHHDAHHGADHEAHPADGAGAAEAQGHGHHHDHGHDHAPAPHDRRGHDHDHHQEHPHDHRHDHARQRAMP, from the coding sequence GTGAACGGTGGCTCGGTGCCGGCGGGCGCCATCCGGTTCCGCGGCCTGACCCTCGGCTACGACCGGCATCCGGCGGTTCACCATCTCGACGGCACCATCGCGGCCGGCGACCTGCTCGCCGTGGTGGGACCGAACGGCGCGGGCAAGTCGACTCTCCTGAAGGGCATCGTCGGCGAGATCCGTCCCCTCGACGGATCGGTCGAGGCGGGGCCGCGCTCCGGCGCCGTCGCCTACCTGCCGCAGGCGGCCGAGATCGACCGCAGCTTCCCCTTGAGCGTCCTCGACCTCGCGGCGATGGGCCTGTGGCGCCCCCTCGGCGCGTGGCGCAGCCTCGCCCGCCAGCGCAAGCACCTGCTCGACGCGCTCGCGGCGGTCGGGCTCACCGGCTTCGAGGACCGGCCGATCGGCACCCTCTCCGGCGGCCAGTTCCAGCGGGCCCTTTTCGCCCGGCTGATCCTGCAGGACGCGCGGATTATCCTGCTCGACGAACCCTTCACCGGCATCGACGAGCGCACCACCGCCGATCTGCTCGCGCTGATCCGCGGCTGGCACGGCGAGGGCCGCACCGTCGTCGCGGCCCTGCACGACCTCGCCCAGGTGCGCGCGCATTTCCCTTCGACCCTCGTGCTCGCCCGTCGCCCCATCGCCTGGGGGCCGACCCGCGAGGTGCTGACGCCGCCGGTGATGGCACGGGCGCTGCGCTTGTCGGAAGCCTGGGACGAGGCTGCCGCGATCTGCCGGCATGACGCGCATCACGACGCGCATCATGGGGCGGACCACGAGGCTCACCCCGCGGACGGGGCCGGGGCGGCGGAGGCGCAAGGTCACGGTCATCATCATGATCACGGCCACGATCACGCGCCCGCCCCCCACGATCGTCGCGGGCACGACCACGATCACCACCAAGAACATCCTCACGATCACCGCCACGACCACGCGCGTCAGAGGGCCATGCCGTGA